In the genome of Candidatus Aegiribacteria sp., the window CAACCCCTGCATCCACGCCATAAAGGGGTTCCAACTCGGAAGCAACATCCTCCGCCATTGAGTTTGCCTGCATGTATATAGACTTACTGCTCAATCACCCAATCCAGATACCGGGACAACTCACTTGCCAGGAAGTGTGGCAGATTCAGCAGTCTGAATTCCTTTCCCGAAGGTGTTCGCAGGTTATCAACCTGAATTGGTCCTCCATAATATCTTACTGCCAGGTCCTGCTCCGAGTCCTCGATGAATCTATGCAGGGATCTGAGTTTTCCGGTTGCTCCTGATTTCACCTCGATAGGTATAAGCTTACCCCTGTGCTGAATAACGAGATCGACCTCTGAATTCGATCCCCTCTTGCTGCGTGCCCAGAAACTGAGAGACGGCATGGAATTCATCTGATCTGCCAGTAGTGCCTGACCGACAGATTGTTCAGCAAGCACCCCCCTGAAGGATGAGTTCAGATCCTGAAAATTCATCTCCTCCCATTGTGTACCAAGGGAATGGACAAGAAGCCCTGAGTCAAGGAATAAAAGCTTTGGGGACTTCCGCCTGTTCAACCGAATTGGTGGGGAAGTCGAACCGGTCGGGAGTAAAAGGTATATCAGCATGGCTTTCTCAAGCGTTCTGAAAGCCTCACCAACCTCTCTCGATCTGTATGAGGAGCCACCGAATCCAGCAAAAGTTATCCTGCTTCCGACCTCAGAGGGGGCTGTTTCAATGCAATGTCTCAGAACGTCTGACATCGTCCGGTTCGAAGCATACTTGGGAACATCGTCGAGGAACGAGATTAAGATCGATGAGTAGAGCGTTCCGAGATCTTCTGCTTCAGCACCATTCAACCTGGCCTGCACGATCTCCGGCATCCCACCAAGGAAAGCATACTTCACGTACTCTCGGTAGATAGGAGGAACAGCATACTCACGCATTGGAATCATGTTGATCATGTCCAGCATATCTGAATGACCTGATGCGGTCAGATACTCCTTGAAAGTAACCGGGTACATGAAGCTGTGCTCGACTCTTCCTACAGGG includes:
- a CDS encoding DUF4143 domain-containing protein → MFPRKIVEYMEKWINGAGRKPLLLRGARQTGKTSAVRLFAGGMPGYLEVNLEAPGEKAVFERNLPVRDLVSSLRLSRGVTASLEESLLFIDEIQMCPSAIRYLRYLQEEVPELPVIASGSLLEVYLSRSGTEFPVGRVEHSFMYPVTFKEYLTASGHSDMLDMINMIPMREYAVPPIYREYVKYAFLGGMPEIVQARLNGAEAEDLGTLYSSILISFLDDVPKYASNRTMSDVLRHCIETAPSEVGSRITFAGFGGSSYRSREVGEAFRTLEKAMLIYLLLPTGSTSPPIRLNRRKSPKLLFLDSGLLVHSLGTQWEEMNFQDLNSSFRGVLAEQSVGQALLADQMNSMPSLSFWARSKRGSNSEVDLVIQHRGKLIPIEVKSGATGKLRSLHRFIEDSEQDLAVRYYGGPIQVDNLRTPSGKEFRLLNLPHFLASELSRYLDWVIEQ